In Asterias amurensis chromosome 4, ASM3211899v1, one genomic interval encodes:
- the LOC139936673 gene encoding uncharacterized protein, with translation MLEFYFDFLTKYIHPSDFQMCEMDTDSAYLAISKEHLDDVIKPERKTEYILNKHKWFPREDTPQHHAFDKRTPGLFKVEWEGDGIVALCSKTYFCFGEKDKSSCKGLNKYTNEITKQRYLDVLGSQRAGVGTNRGFRVRNGDMYTYKQTKAAFTYLYPKRKVANDGISTTHTGL, from the coding sequence ATGttagaattttattttgactttttgaccaaaTACATCCATCCGTCTGACTTTCAGATGTGCGAGATGGATACGGACTCTGCTTATCTCGCCATCTCGAAAGAACACTTAGATGACGTGATCAAACCAGAAAGAAAAACTGAATATATCCTTAATAAACACAAATGGTTTCCGAGGGAAGATACCCCTCAACATCACGCCTTTGACAAGAGAACCCCTGGACTTTTTAAGGTAGAGTGGGAAGGGGATGGAATCGTAGCCTTGTGTAGCAAAACTTACTTCTGTTTTGGTGAAAAAGACAAATCTAGCTGCAAAGGACTAAACAAATATACAAATGAAATAACCAAACAGAGATATTTGGATGTATTGGGGTCTCAGAGGGCAGGGGTTGGAACAAACCGTGGGTTTAGGGTGAGGAATGGTGACATgtatacatacaaacaaaccaaagcTGCTTTTACATACCTGTACCCAAAACGCAAAGTTGCGAATGATGGCATAAGTACAACACATACCGGTTTGTAA
- the LOC139936719 gene encoding uncharacterized protein — MSAYNFETSLFHCPSPTPSQLVQIIRMEEAAHAAGTSSDSDPMIVPKTPPHLQGRAATDAYVNVWLLDNNRDQEGCDPSQLSMRRPTHTHHPGSCFATKKTTFSCNSCCKSFTRKDNLKRHKKKSHTTTFQLSPVKQFQCRTCDKTFNHRDTLKRHLKVHSRPASQQPSTSTATTPYKPYQCPICPKTFTRRENLKRHLKTYHQQSGRDERVEKPSLNNQSDDGNGVIPSTSDQQPANEIHLPEPLEHPVTDQPRVQPLEEDPVEFPDAPEDIGDELNLTIRNHWSSVRSHYLSGRSLQDTYNFRMVQGAEGLNPGVNEEAAIQIVFDNLHCRAKVNISFGLVLRHSVTGELRYFHSSVNNARFFEVPFSIGSQVDLDRMLEELRRIDVVEFGRQQRPDTKWVVESITNIIFVNKLTQFPIGAAVIELPPYVANNRGLTKLVRNLHNGAPYTDELCFFRCLALSRNADPSAMERNAKHLRDVFRQATGDPNATGGVTLDDLGTLERVFSVNVMVYSLVRHEDAVADDAVPTIFAQLVRRSRQWETQKKENLNLRNFLKTICPTHYDQKKMTQREILHFIAKGSMFRLVECDLRVPPTLKGVFEEMTPIFKNTYISKNDIGNHMRDYAE, encoded by the exons TATGTGAATGTGTGGTTACTTGATAACAACCGCGACCAAGAAGGATGTGACCCCTCTCAACTATCTATG CGAAGACCAACCCATACCCACCATCCCGGTAGTTGTTTTGCCACAAAGAAGACCACTTTTTCGTGCAACAGTTGCTGCAAGAGCTTCACCAGAAAGGACAATTTGAAGCGACACAAGAAAAAAAGCCATACTACCACTTTTCAACTTAGCCCCGTAAAGCAATTTCAGTGTCGCACATGTGACAAAACCTTTAACCATAGAGACACTTTGAAGCGCCACTTGAAGGTTCACTCAAGACCAGCCAGTCAACAACCATCCACTTCTACCGCCACCACGCCATACAAACCATACCAATGCCCCATCTGTCCAAAGACTTTTACCCGTCGTGAGAATTTAAAACGACACTTGAAAACTTACCACCAACAAAGCGGTCGTGACGAGCGTGTAGAAAAACCGTCATTAAACAACCAGTCAGACGACGGTAATGGAGTCATCCCTTCGACATCCGACCAACAACCTGCTAATGAGATCCATCTCCCAGAACCATTGGAACACCCCGTCACGGATCAGCCACGAGTCCAGCCTCTTGAGGAGGATCCAGTCGAATTTCCAGATGCCCCCGAAGATATTGGTGATGAACTAAATTTAACAATTCGTAACCACTGGTCGTCGGTAAGGTCGCACTATCTAAGTGGTCGATCTTTACAAGATACCTATAATTTTCGGATGGTGCAGGGTGCCGAAGGGCTTAATCCAGGCGTAAATGAAGAGGCTGCAATCCAGATAGTTTTTGATAATTTACATTGTCGAGCCAAGGTTAACATTTCGTTTGGCTTAGTTCTTCGGCACTCGGTAACAGGTGAACTGAGGTACTTTCATTCATCCGTAAATAATGCTCGTTTCTTTGAAGTACCATTTTCGATTGGGTCGCAGGTGGATTTGGACCGTATGCTAGAAGAACTACGCCGGATAGATGTGGTGGAGTTTGGAAGACAGCAACGACCCGACACCAAATGGGTGGTAGAATCCATCACTAACATAATATTTGTTAACAAACTTACCCAGTTTCCAATAGGTGCAGCGGTCATCGAACTCCCTCCCTATGTTGCAAATAATAGGGGCTTGACCAAACTTGTCAGAAATCTACACAACGGTGCACCATACACGGACGAGCTTTGTTTTTTTAGATGTCTCGCATTATCCAGAAATGCCGACCCCAGTGCCATGGAACGCAACGCAAAACATTTAAGAGATGTATTTCGCCAGGCCACCGGGGACCCCAACGCAACAGGCGGAGTCACACTCGATGACTTGGGTACCTTAGAGCGGGTGTTTAGTGTTAATGTGATGGTATACTCTCTGGTCAGACACGAGGATGCCGTGGCGGATGATGCTGTGCCAACCATCTTTGCGCAATTGGTGAGACGATCCCGTCAATGGGAAACacagaaaaaggaaaacttaAATTTGCGAAACTTCTTAAAGACAATCTGCCCCACACACTACGACCAAAAGAAAATGACTCAGCGTGAAATCCTGCATTTTATCGCTAAGGGATCGATGTTTAGGTTGGTTGAATGCGATTTACGTGTTCctccaacattgaaaggggtgTTTGAAGAAATGACCCCGATCTTCAAAAATACATATATCAGCAAAAATGATATTGGTAACCATATGCGGGACTATGCAGAGTGA